In Metopolophium dirhodum isolate CAU chromosome 7, ASM1992520v1, whole genome shotgun sequence, one genomic interval encodes:
- the LOC132948477 gene encoding uncharacterized protein LOC132948477, giving the protein MCMVLKTFKLSKNPLVHLFFLILIVTTVSNQADDGLAGPTPILSNEEKGSTINGKMMEEKKNMIKGYLDMLHAKNIKKQPNENEINNIDPKENNIRVANNMIEDQKVDDEEDPFASMTLDLVPEDSITPGNLKPEEKELEIEKDQNIEDRTTSSKKKKKKKKKKNNKNESEINPGNLKPEEKELEAENYQNNKDTDPTQSNLEKDGMMEEKKNTIKEIFDRMNAINSTKQPNENEINNIDPKENNIRVANNMIEDQKVDDEEDPFASMTLDLVPEDSITPGNLKPEEKELETENYQNIEDRTTSSKKKKKKKKKKKKNNKIESENNPDTQDTPHPLGPINPKDLTLSSLENVGIIKIKGEVDPVSEAIRKEKKRNIFKEFAPTEGNARIYCTFLGNVLKMYNKVKKRFIGHFCHAIVFGAPIILKNHRVHLSENMRDQLRDIHSHKDLSLLIVIMEFPNYKFWVQALNNNKGMKNLIIDIIHTVVHYKIDGIQFSNLHPKKETDEVNPHMMNNLIKFFEKLEHAAKAKNHDLKIGITIDMHGLSIIKSFTSFKHLNLLVTWYSFKTISMVTCSSDYKDTSTSPLEGNMGFKMTINTLIEKINDNNEFDMTKLVVGIQLFPNKEDDSHPYTYEELCSSPKDTWHKWCAAKPEDNRAKGRFLRGTQIGGVQLYYMHSDDYRSTCGCYSFPLIRALLRGLIKVDTPETCNFETAHN; this is encoded by the exons ATGTGTATGGTACTGAAAACTTTTAAGTTGTCTAAGAATCCTctggtacatttattttttttaatactcatTGTTACTACCGTTAGCAACCAAGCTGATGATGGACTTGCCGGCCCAACTCCTATTCTATCAAATGAGGAGAAAGGATCAACAATTAATGGTAAAAtgatggaagaaaaaaaaaacatgattaaaGGATATTTAGACATGTTGCAtgctaaaaatatcaaaaaacagcctaatgaaaatgaaataaataatattgacccCAAAGAAAATAACATACGTGTTGCAAATAATATGATTGAAGATCAGAAAGTAGATGATGAAGAAGACCCATTTGCTAGTATGACGCTAGACTTAGTTCCTGAAGACTCAATAACTCCGGGAAACCTTAAACCAGAAGAAAAGGAATTAGAAATAGAAAAAGATCAGAATATCGAAGACAGAACaacaagttcaaaaaaaaaaaagaaaaagaaaaagaaaaagaataataaaaatgaatcagAAATTAATCCCGGAAACCTTAAACCAGAAGAAAAGGAATTAGAAGCAGAAAATTATCAGAATAACAAAGACACAGATCCTACTCAATCAAATTTGGAGAAAGATGGAAtgatggaagaaaaaaaaaacacgattaAAGAAATTTTTGACAGGATGAATGCTATAAATAGCACAAAACAGcctaatgaaaatgaaataaataatattgacccCAAAGAAAATAACATACGTGTTGCAAATAATATGATTGAAGATCAGAAAGTAGATGATGAAGAAGACCCATTTGCTAGTATGACGCTAGACTTAGTTCCTGAAGACTCAATAACTCCGGGAAACCTTAAACCAGAAGAAAAGGAATTAGAAACAGAAAATTATCAGAATATCGAAGACAGAACaacaagttcaaaaaaaaaaaagaaaaagaaaaagaaaaagaaaaagaataataaaatagaatcaGAAAATAATCCTGATACTCAAGATACGCCACATCCATTGGGGCCAATTAATCCGAAAGACTTGACACTATCTTCACTCGAGAATGTTggaatcataaaaattaaaggagaAGTAGATCCGGTCAGCGAAGCTataagaaaagaaaagaaaagaa ACATATTTAAAGAATTTGCACCTACAGAAGGAAATGCACgcatatattgtacatttttgggaaatgtattaaaaatgtacaacaaagtaaaaaaacgttttattgGACACTTTTGTCATGCAATTGTTTTTGGTGCCCCAATAATCTTAAAAAATCATCGGGTACACTTGAGCGAAAACATGAGAG ATCAGCTGCGTGATATACATTCACACAAAGATTTAAGTCTTCTTATCGTCATTATGGAAtttccaaattataaattttgggTACAAGCGTTAAATAACAACAAAGGCATGAAAAActtaattatagatataatacatACGGTCGTGCATTATAAAATTGACggaatacaattttcaaatttacatcCAAAAAAg GAAACCGATGAAGTAAATCCACACATGATGAACAATCTAATAAAATTCTTTGAAAAACTAGAACATGCTGCAAAAGCAAAGAatcatgatttaaaaattggcATAACCATCGATATGCACGGTCTGTCGatcataaaaa gtTTTACTtcattcaaacatttaaatttactgGTCACTTGGTATTCATTCAAAACGATTTCCATGGTAACATGTTCATCAGATTACAAGGATACAAGCACTTCTCCATTGGAAGGAAACATGGGCTTT aaaatgacaattaatacattaatcgAGAAAATTAATGACAATAACGAATTTGATATGACGAAACTTGTAGTTGGTATACAATTGTTTCCAAATAAAGAAGATGATTCACACCCATACACATATGAAGAG tTATGTTCAAGCCCAAAGGACACTTGGCACAAATGGTGTGCTGCGAAACCTGAAGATAATCGGGCAAag